One genomic region from Croceicoccus sp. YJ47 encodes:
- a CDS encoding TlyA family RNA methyltransferase, with the protein MPAPAKPAKTRVDQLLVDRGLAESRTRAQALVMAGLVFAGETKIAKPGQQIRADAALDVRGRDHPWVSRGGIKLAHALETFALDPTGAVAMDIGSSTGGFTDVLLQNGAAHVFAVDSGTNQLAWKLRQDERVTVLEQTSARILTPDHITQGCNWVVCDASFIGLAKVLEVPLALAAPHATLVALIKPQFEVGRGEVGKGGVVRDPALHDRVTQEVREWLTGIGWSVRGLTQSPITGPEGNVEFLIWAER; encoded by the coding sequence ATGCCCGCACCTGCAAAGCCCGCCAAAACCCGCGTCGATCAATTGCTGGTCGATCGCGGCCTCGCCGAAAGCCGCACGCGGGCGCAGGCGCTCGTGATGGCGGGGCTGGTGTTTGCGGGCGAGACGAAGATCGCGAAGCCGGGACAGCAGATCCGCGCCGATGCCGCGCTCGACGTGCGCGGGCGGGACCATCCCTGGGTGTCGCGCGGGGGGATCAAGCTTGCCCACGCGCTCGAAACCTTCGCGCTCGATCCCACAGGGGCCGTTGCCATGGACATCGGCAGCTCCACCGGCGGGTTCACCGACGTGCTGCTTCAAAATGGCGCCGCGCATGTGTTCGCGGTCGATTCGGGCACGAATCAGCTCGCATGGAAATTGCGGCAGGACGAGCGCGTCACCGTGTTGGAACAGACCAGCGCGCGCATCCTTACGCCGGATCATATCACGCAAGGCTGCAACTGGGTCGTGTGCGATGCGAGCTTCATCGGCCTGGCCAAGGTGCTGGAGGTGCCACTCGCGCTCGCCGCACCACACGCGACGCTCGTCGCGCTGATCAAGCCGCAGTTCGAAGTGGGCCGCGGCGAGGTCGGCAAGGGCGGGGTGGTGCGCGATCCCGCCCTGCACGACCGCGTCACGCAGGAGGTGCGCGAATGGCTCACCGGCATCGGCTGGAGCGTGCGCGGCCTGACGCAAAGCCCGATCACCGGGCCGGAGGGGAATGTCGAATTCCTGATCTGGGCAGAGCGCTGA
- a CDS encoding TspO/MBR family protein: MTDPNQRPDDPHAPRESAPTTPVSARVGDHDGRDGDGVHHGGEGAETATPVTTDAAEAKPEHVPAHRQKSLLWWALLLVPAVVAAGLVVGQLSGSGESDPWFASLVKPDIYPPGWLFGAVWTILYALMGFALALVVASDRRAYKGSAVAVFLIQLAVNLAWSPIFFGAHLIGLAFFWILLMLVLIITTMAIFAKVSRLAAALLVPYLAWVSFAAILNLQIWQLN; encoded by the coding sequence ATGACAGACCCGAACCAACGCCCCGACGATCCCCACGCCCCCCGCGAAAGCGCCCCGACCACGCCGGTATCGGCGCGCGTCGGGGACCATGACGGCCGCGATGGCGACGGGGTTCATCATGGCGGGGAGGGCGCGGAAACGGCCACCCCCGTCACGACGGATGCGGCGGAGGCGAAACCGGAGCATGTTCCTGCCCATCGGCAGAAATCGCTTCTCTGGTGGGCGCTGCTGCTCGTGCCGGCGGTGGTCGCCGCGGGGCTGGTCGTCGGGCAGCTTTCGGGGTCGGGGGAGAGCGATCCCTGGTTCGCTTCGCTGGTAAAGCCGGACATCTATCCGCCCGGCTGGCTGTTCGGCGCGGTGTGGACGATCCTTTATGCGCTGATGGGGTTTGCCCTCGCGCTGGTGGTGGCGAGCGACCGGCGCGCGTATAAAGGCTCCGCGGTCGCGGTGTTCCTCATTCAGCTTGCGGTGAATCTGGCCTGGTCGCCGATCTTTTTCGGCGCGCATCTCATCGGGCTGGCGTTCTTCTGGATCCTGCTCATGCTGGTGCTGATCATCACGACGATGGCGATTTTTGCAAAGGTCAGCCGGCTCGCCGCCGCGCTGCTCGTGCCCTATCTCGCCTGGGTGTCGTTCGCGGCAATCCTGAACCTGCAAATCTGGCAGTTGAACTGA
- a CDS encoding accessory factor UbiK family protein, producing the protein MQSDNPRISDLTRMITAAAGTFAGMGREASEAARERLKEAMGGLDFVSREEFEAVKQMAAAARTQNDALAARIARLEAKHAGQGDDTAESDATPKQPDDYTGL; encoded by the coding sequence ATGCAAAGCGACAACCCCCGGATCTCCGACCTCACCCGCATGATCACCGCCGCGGCCGGCACCTTTGCCGGCATGGGGCGCGAAGCGTCGGAGGCCGCGCGCGAACGTTTGAAAGAGGCGATGGGCGGGCTCGACTTCGTCAGCCGCGAGGAGTTCGAGGCGGTGAAGCAGATGGCCGCCGCTGCCCGCACGCAGAATGACGCGCTCGCCGCCCGCATCGCCAGGCTGGAGGCGAAACACGCCGGGCAGGGCGACGATACCGCGGAAAGCGACGCCACCCCCAAACAGCCCGACGATTATACCGGACTCTGA
- a CDS encoding catalase: MKDFELSEGGANHQKPKGKDDVMTTAQGAPIADDQNWLTAGPRGPQLLEDQIAREKIFHFDHERIPERVVHARGYGVHGEFELTDPIPEFTRAGVLSGEKGKKTPVFTRFSTVAGNKGSPDLARDVRGFAVKFYTDEGNWDLVGNNIPVFFIQDAIKFPDLIHSVKPAPDRGFPQAQSAHDNFWDFASLSPESMHMVMWQMSDRTIPRSLRFMEGFGVHTFRLVNADGKSHFVKFHWKPKQGMQSVIWNEALKINGADPDFHRRDMWNAIDAGDYPQWDLGVQIFDEEFAENFEFDVLDATKLIPEEQVPVRIIGTMTLNNNVDNFFAETEQVAFCTSNLVPGIDHSDDPLLQGRNFSYLDTQLKRLGGPNFTHIPINAPKCPVRHFQQDGHMAMHNPKGRANYEPNSWGDGTGEERGPRADPTIGFTSYEAPVTGPKVRVRSETFADHYSQARQFYISQTEIEQGHIANALTFELSKVERMDIRKRMIGHLRHIDSGLAQAVCDGIGLPELPEKVPLAREPITDLPPSDALSILKNGPKSFKGRKLGIYVAKGGDAAIVEALKTAAMDAGAMVEIIAPHIAGAELSDGKMIEASDKIDGGPSVVYDAVALVMGEDAAKNYADDKPSIDFVNDAFAHAKFIAYVPETMALLKGAGVAEKIDDGFVKITGAGDAKGFIEACGKLRYWDRMAVKQD, encoded by the coding sequence ATGAAAGATTTCGAACTGTCCGAAGGTGGCGCCAACCATCAGAAGCCGAAGGGCAAGGACGACGTCATGACGACGGCGCAGGGCGCCCCCATCGCCGATGATCAGAACTGGCTCACCGCCGGGCCGCGCGGTCCGCAATTGCTGGAGGATCAGATCGCGCGCGAGAAGATCTTTCACTTCGACCATGAACGTATTCCCGAACGCGTGGTCCATGCCCGCGGCTATGGCGTGCATGGCGAGTTCGAACTGACCGATCCGATCCCTGAATTCACCCGCGCCGGCGTGCTGTCGGGTGAAAAGGGGAAGAAGACGCCCGTATTCACCCGCTTCTCGACCGTGGCGGGGAACAAGGGTTCGCCCGATCTCGCCCGCGACGTGCGCGGTTTCGCGGTGAAATTCTACACCGACGAAGGCAACTGGGATCTCGTCGGCAACAATATCCCGGTGTTCTTCATTCAGGACGCGATCAAGTTTCCCGACCTCATCCACTCGGTAAAACCCGCACCCGACCGCGGCTTTCCCCAGGCGCAGAGCGCGCATGATAATTTCTGGGACTTTGCATCGCTGTCGCCCGAATCCATGCACATGGTCATGTGGCAGATGTCGGACCGCACCATTCCGCGCTCGCTCCGCTTCATGGAAGGGTTCGGAGTCCACACCTTCCGCCTCGTCAATGCAGACGGCAAATCGCATTTCGTGAAGTTCCACTGGAAGCCGAAGCAGGGGATGCAGTCGGTCATCTGGAACGAGGCGTTGAAGATCAACGGGGCCGATCCCGATTTCCATCGCCGCGACATGTGGAACGCGATCGACGCGGGCGATTATCCGCAATGGGATCTCGGCGTGCAGATTTTCGACGAGGAATTCGCCGAGAATTTCGAATTCGACGTGCTGGACGCGACGAAGCTCATCCCGGAGGAGCAGGTGCCCGTCCGCATCATCGGCACGATGACGCTGAACAACAATGTCGACAATTTCTTTGCCGAGACCGAGCAGGTCGCGTTCTGCACCTCCAACCTGGTGCCGGGCATCGACCATTCGGACGATCCGCTGCTCCAGGGGCGCAATTTCAGCTATCTCGACACGCAGCTGAAGCGGCTTGGCGGGCCGAATTTCACCCATATCCCGATCAACGCGCCCAAATGCCCCGTCCGCCATTTTCAGCAGGACGGCCACATGGCGATGCACAACCCCAAGGGCCGCGCCAATTACGAGCCCAACAGCTGGGGCGACGGCACGGGCGAGGAACGCGGCCCGCGCGCCGATCCGACCATCGGTTTCACCAGCTACGAAGCGCCGGTGACGGGCCCCAAGGTGCGCGTGCGCAGCGAAACCTTCGCCGACCATTATAGCCAGGCGCGGCAATTCTACATCTCGCAAACGGAGATCGAGCAGGGGCACATTGCCAATGCGCTGACCTTCGAATTGTCGAAGGTGGAACGCATGGACATTCGCAAGCGGATGATCGGGCACCTGCGCCATATCGACAGCGGCCTTGCGCAGGCGGTGTGCGACGGCATCGGCCTTCCCGAATTGCCCGAAAAGGTGCCCTTGGCGCGCGAGCCGATCACCGATCTGCCGCCGTCCGACGCGCTCTCCATCCTCAAGAACGGGCCGAAGAGCTTCAAGGGGCGCAAGCTCGGCATCTATGTCGCCAAGGGCGGCGATGCGGCCATTGTCGAGGCGCTCAAGACCGCGGCGATGGACGCCGGCGCCATGGTCGAGATCATCGCCCCGCATATCGCCGGGGCCGAACTGTCCGACGGCAAGATGATCGAGGCGTCGGATAAGATCGATGGCGGGCCGTCGGTCGTCTATGACGCGGTGGCATTGGTGATGGGCGAGGATGCGGCAAAGAATTACGCCGATGACAAGCCCAGCATCGATTTCGTGAACGACGCCTTCGCCCACGCGAAATTCATCGCCTACGTGCCCGAAACCATGGCCTTGCTCAAGGGTGCGGGCGTTGCCGAAAAGATTGATGACGGTTTCGTCAAGATCACGGGCGCCGGCGATGCCAAGGGCTTTATCGAGGCATGCGGCAAGCTGCGCTATTGGGACCGGATGGCGGTCAAGCAGGACTGA
- the leuB gene encoding 3-isopropylmalate dehydrogenase, with protein sequence MKIAVFAGDGIGSEVTEQAVRVLKELPLPLSLITGDVGGAAYRLHGHPLPDETLVAAREADAVLFGAVGDPSCDTLDRHLRPEQAVLGLRRELGLFANLRPAKMFPGMEDASGLKPEIASAIDLLIVRELNGDVYFGEKGMRTTDAGLREGYDIMSYDEGEVRRIAVTGFEAARKRRGKLCSVDKANVLETSQLWRDVVIEVARDYADVELTHMYVDNAAMQLVRNPGQFDVIVTGNLFGDILSDQASMCVGSIGLLASASLGERRTQHGTFGLYEPIHGSAPDIAGQGIANPLATILSAADLLRHSLGEAAQAERVERAVAATLSDGVLGRDLGGTATTAEIGDAVIARL encoded by the coding sequence ATGAAGATAGCGGTTTTCGCAGGCGACGGCATCGGGTCGGAGGTGACGGAGCAGGCGGTGCGCGTGCTCAAGGAACTGCCGCTGCCGCTCTCGCTCATCACCGGCGACGTCGGCGGCGCGGCCTACCGGCTGCACGGGCATCCCCTGCCGGACGAAACGCTGGTCGCCGCGCGGGAGGCGGATGCCGTGCTGTTCGGCGCGGTCGGCGACCCGTCCTGCGACACGCTGGACCGGCATCTGCGGCCGGAACAGGCGGTGCTGGGCCTGCGCCGCGAACTCGGCCTGTTCGCCAATCTGCGCCCGGCAAAGATGTTTCCCGGCATGGAGGATGCCAGCGGGCTGAAACCCGAGATCGCCTCGGCCATCGACCTGCTCATCGTGCGCGAATTGAACGGCGATGTGTATTTCGGCGAGAAAGGCATGCGCACGACCGACGCGGGCCTTCGCGAGGGGTATGACATCATGTCCTACGACGAAGGCGAGGTGCGCCGCATCGCCGTCACCGGGTTCGAGGCCGCGCGCAAGCGTCGCGGCAAATTGTGCAGCGTGGACAAGGCCAACGTGCTGGAAACCAGCCAGCTGTGGCGCGACGTGGTGATCGAGGTTGCGCGCGATTACGCCGATGTCGAACTCACCCACATGTATGTCGACAATGCCGCGATGCAGTTGGTGCGCAATCCGGGGCAGTTCGACGTGATCGTGACCGGCAATCTGTTCGGCGACATATTGTCGGATCAGGCGTCGATGTGCGTCGGCTCCATCGGGCTTCTCGCCTCGGCCTCTCTGGGTGAGCGGCGGACGCAGCACGGCACCTTCGGCCTTTACGAACCCATCCACGGCAGCGCGCCCGACATCGCCGGGCAGGGCATCGCCAATCCGCTGGCCACGATTTTGTCGGCGGCGGATCTGCTGCGCCATTCGCTGGGTGAGGCGGCGCAGGCGGAGCGGGTCGAGCGCGCCGTCGCCGCGACATTGTCCGATGGCGTGCTGGGCCGCGATCTCGGCGGGACGGCCACCACGGCGGAAATCGGCGATGCGGTGATCGCGCGGCTTTGA
- a CDS encoding glycosyltransferase family 2 protein yields MLDLAIILPTLNEAANIASFIARLADALGPAGWEVIVVDDDSGDGTADAARMLAREDMRIRVIQRIGRRGLASAAIEGMLATAAPYVAVMDADHQHDPALLLPMLRAMEGGDLDLCIASRFAPGASTQGWAAPEREARSHIANRIARAMTGIAATDPMSGFFMIRADLLRTLAPRLSGIGFKILLDILATAPAPLRLREFPMDFAARTAGESKLDRAIAFDFLIGVYDRTIGRVLPTRFALFGTIGAVGVAVHLAILWLFHKGAGTDFLTGQIAAVTGALTFNFVLNNALTYADQRLSGVRAMLAGWARFAGTCAIGAGANVAVAEAMAGRGFHWLTAALAGIVVGSVWNFALSSRFVWGRF; encoded by the coding sequence ATGCTCGACCTCGCGATCATTCTTCCCACGCTGAACGAGGCGGCGAATATCGCCTCGTTCATTGCGCGGCTGGCCGACGCGCTCGGCCCCGCGGGATGGGAGGTGATCGTGGTCGACGACGACAGCGGCGACGGCACCGCCGATGCCGCGCGGATGCTCGCCCGAGAGGACATGCGCATCCGAGTGATACAGCGGATCGGCCGCCGCGGTCTCGCCAGCGCCGCGATCGAGGGGATGCTGGCGACCGCCGCGCCGTATGTCGCGGTGATGGACGCCGATCATCAGCACGACCCCGCGTTGCTACTCCCCATGCTGCGCGCGATGGAAGGCGGCGACCTCGACCTGTGCATCGCCAGCCGGTTCGCCCCGGGCGCGAGCACGCAAGGCTGGGCCGCGCCCGAACGGGAGGCCCGCTCCCACATCGCCAACCGCATCGCGCGCGCCATGACCGGAATCGCGGCGACCGACCCGATGAGCGGGTTCTTCATGATCCGCGCCGACCTGCTGCGCACGCTCGCCCCGCGCCTGTCGGGCATCGGGTTCAAGATCCTGCTCGACATCCTCGCCACCGCGCCTGCGCCGTTGCGGCTGCGCGAATTCCCGATGGACTTCGCGGCACGGACCGCCGGCGAATCGAAGCTCGACCGGGCCATCGCGTTCGATTTTCTCATCGGCGTGTACGACCGCACGATCGGCAGGGTGCTGCCGACGCGCTTCGCCCTGTTCGGGACCATTGGCGCGGTGGGGGTGGCCGTGCATCTGGCGATATTGTGGTTGTTCCACAAAGGCGCGGGCACGGATTTCCTCACCGGACAGATCGCGGCCGTCACAGGGGCGCTGACCTTCAATTTCGTGCTCAACAACGCGCTGACCTACGCGGATCAACGGCTTTCGGGCGTTCGGGCGATGCTCGCGGGGTGGGCGCGTTTTGCCGGGACATGCGCGATCGGGGCCGGCGCCAATGTCGCCGTCGCCGAGGCGATGGCCGGGCGGGGGTTCCACTGGCTCACCGCGGCGCTGGCGGGGATCGTCGTCGGCTCGGTCTGGAACTTTGCGCTGTCGAGTCGCTTCGTCTGGGGACGTTTTTGA
- a CDS encoding PAS domain-containing protein gives MADIRHQDGGSQAGQEFEPSTARSSAADFDAMSNDLARMFQQAAEQTRMAICISDARAPDMPIVFANQAFLHLTGYEREDVLDRNCRFLQGPDTDPETVARVRDGLDDERVRVTILRNYRKDGTPFWNSLHIGPIFDRDGQLTHFYGSQWDVTELLEERDRMAIATRLNQEMEHRSRNLFGVINAMIRLSVKSAEDKYDLADKLSERVIALSRAHSVSSRTDGHVHEADLRELIDAILLPYEDGARDRIAVIGDTVTLDKKQVTPLGLVLHELATNALKYGALSTADGAVSVDWTQEDGKLVLIWRETGGPALDADPPGQSGSGSRIMLGVLSNINATMKQDWEADGLVVRIAIPVE, from the coding sequence TTGGCGGACATTCGACATCAGGACGGGGGCAGTCAGGCCGGACAGGAATTCGAGCCTTCGACTGCACGAAGCAGCGCCGCCGATTTCGATGCCATGTCGAACGATCTCGCCCGCATGTTTCAGCAGGCCGCCGAACAGACGCGCATGGCGATCTGCATTTCGGACGCCCGCGCGCCCGACATGCCCATCGTTTTCGCGAATCAGGCGTTCCTGCATCTCACCGGATATGAGCGGGAGGATGTCCTCGACCGGAACTGCCGCTTTCTTCAGGGGCCGGATACCGATCCCGAAACCGTCGCCCGCGTGCGCGACGGGCTCGACGACGAACGTGTGCGCGTCACCATCCTGCGCAATTACCGCAAGGATGGAACGCCGTTCTGGAACTCGCTCCATATCGGGCCGATCTTCGACAGGGACGGGCAGCTGACCCATTTCTACGGCTCGCAATGGGACGTGACCGAATTGCTGGAGGAGCGCGACCGCATGGCGATCGCGACCCGCCTCAATCAGGAGATGGAGCATCGCAGCCGCAACCTGTTCGGCGTGATCAATGCGATGATCCGCCTCTCCGTCAAATCGGCGGAGGACAAGTACGATCTCGCGGACAAGCTGTCGGAGCGTGTGATCGCCCTGTCGCGCGCGCACTCGGTATCCTCGCGCACCGACGGTCATGTGCACGAGGCGGACCTGCGCGAGCTGATCGACGCGATCCTGCTGCCCTACGAAGATGGCGCGCGGGACCGTATCGCGGTGATCGGCGACACGGTCACACTGGACAAGAAACAGGTGACGCCGCTCGGCCTCGTTCTGCACGAACTGGCGACCAATGCGCTGAAATACGGGGCGTTGTCGACGGCGGACGGGGCGGTTTCGGTCGACTGGACGCAGGAGGATGGCAAGCTGGTGCTGATCTGGCGCGAAACCGGCGGTCCGGCGCTCGACGCCGATCCGCCGGGGCAGTCGGGTTCGGGCTCGCGCATCATGCTCGGCGTGCTGAGCAATATCAACGCCACCATGAAACAGGATTGGGAGGCGGACGGGCTGGTCGTGCGCATCGCGATTCCCGTCGAATGA
- a CDS encoding phospholipid carrier-dependent glycosyltransferase translates to MNRSRPRGENRDPIGAAIAITAVFGALAAWQVALIAAPIFDEIHYLPAARDWIAGDTLRNAEHPLLGKQLLALFMAAFGDDAFGWRIGSVLFGMITLFSAMRAVWHVSHRAFATLATGVLIATDFTLLVQARIAMLDIYMLGLGAAGVWACAAALDSGRVGAARVRLAAGGVLMGLAVAAKWNAAPLPAFAGLAFAWARWRALLRDRRGALRVLTARDAGPVRGVSLIEAGWWLGVVPVAVYLLHFMTIALLSDPPPQWHDPVSWQAHMLSLQQGVTTPHTYMSRWWQWAANTRAIWYFYEVYAGAQRGILLVGNPLTMLAALPALGYGLYCGARHGRRDMALASWGWIAAMAMWIAAPKPVQFYYHYLLPSLFVMAALAFMLDRAVWETRFRTWAIPFLAASVSLFIWFLPVLTGQALAGRDSFLDYAWIEGWR, encoded by the coding sequence ATGAATCGTTCCCGCCCACGGGGTGAAAATCGCGACCCCATCGGCGCGGCCATCGCGATCACCGCCGTGTTCGGCGCGCTGGCCGCGTGGCAGGTCGCGCTTATCGCGGCGCCCATATTCGACGAGATTCATTATCTTCCCGCCGCGCGCGACTGGATCGCGGGCGACACGCTGCGCAATGCGGAACATCCGCTGCTGGGCAAGCAATTGCTCGCGCTTTTCATGGCCGCGTTCGGCGACGATGCGTTCGGCTGGCGGATCGGGTCGGTGCTGTTCGGGATGATCACGCTGTTTTCCGCGATGCGCGCGGTGTGGCACGTGTCGCACCGCGCATTCGCGACGCTGGCGACAGGCGTGCTCATCGCGACCGATTTTACCCTGCTGGTGCAGGCGCGGATCGCGATGCTCGACATCTACATGCTGGGGCTGGGCGCGGCGGGGGTGTGGGCGTGCGCGGCGGCGCTGGATTCCGGGCGCGTGGGGGCGGCGCGCGTGCGGCTTGCGGCAGGCGGGGTGTTGATGGGGCTGGCGGTGGCGGCGAAATGGAATGCGGCGCCGCTGCCCGCCTTTGCCGGGCTGGCCTTTGCGTGGGCGCGGTGGCGGGCCTTGCTGCGGGACAGGCGCGGGGCTTTGCGCGTTCTGACCGCGCGCGATGCAGGGCCGGTGCGCGGCGTGTCGTTGATCGAGGCGGGGTGGTGGCTCGGCGTGGTGCCGGTGGCGGTTTACCTGCTGCATTTCATGACGATTGCGCTGCTGTCCGATCCGCCGCCGCAATGGCACGATCCGGTGTCGTGGCAGGCGCATATGCTATCGCTGCAACAGGGGGTGACGACGCCGCACACCTATATGTCGCGGTGGTGGCAATGGGCGGCGAACACGCGGGCGATCTGGTATTTTTATGAGGTCTATGCAGGGGCGCAGCGCGGGATCCTGCTCGTCGGCAATCCGCTGACCATGCTCGCCGCGCTGCCGGCGCTGGGCTATGGGCTGTATTGCGGGGCGCGGCATGGGCGGCGCGACATGGCGCTGGCGAGCTGGGGGTGGATCGCGGCGATGGCGATGTGGATCGCGGCGCCAAAGCCCGTGCAGTTCTATTACCATTACCTGCTGCCGTCGCTGTTCGTGATGGCGGCGCTTGCGTTCATGCTCGACCGGGCGGTGTGGGAGACGCGGTTTCGCACATGGGCGATCCCGTTCCTCGCCGCGTCGGTGTCGCTGTTCATCTGGTTCCTGCCGGTGCTGACCGGACAGGCGCTCGCCGGGCGGGACAGCTTTCTCGACTATGCCTGGATCGAGGGGTGGCGGTAG
- a CDS encoding PLP-dependent aspartate aminotransferase family protein: MKRHTGTDRSITQSWKPATRAVRAGTSRSEHGETSEALYLTSGYSYDDAATPAARFAGEAAGMTYSRLQNPTVAMLEERIAVMEGAEACRTQASGMAAMTAALLSQLSAGDHIVAARAAFGSCRWLVDSLCPRFGIESTTIDSTDNDAWERAIRPNTKVFFFETPANPTLDIVDLRAVCAIAKAHGITTVVDNAFCTPIMQRPIEWGADVVAYSATKLMEGQGRVLAGAVCGTEEFINETLLPFQRNTGPNLSPFNAWVVMKGLETLELRARQQCANALRVGEFVESRVPRILHPGLASHPRHALAMEQMDMTGCIFSFVLDGGRAQAHAVLDGLELIDISNNIGDSRSLMCHPASTTHAGLSAETRAEMGVDEGMIRFNVGLEDADDIIADLDRAFDRAGL; this comes from the coding sequence ATGAAACGTCACACTGGCACCGATCGCTCGATCACGCAAAGCTGGAAACCCGCAACACGTGCCGTGCGCGCGGGTACATCGCGCTCCGAACACGGCGAAACGTCGGAGGCGTTGTACCTGACCTCCGGCTACAGCTACGACGATGCGGCGACCCCTGCGGCCCGTTTCGCGGGCGAGGCGGCGGGGATGACCTATTCGCGGTTGCAGAACCCGACGGTCGCCATGCTGGAGGAACGCATCGCGGTGATGGAGGGGGCCGAGGCCTGCCGTACGCAGGCGTCGGGCATGGCGGCGATGACCGCGGCGCTGCTCTCGCAATTGTCGGCGGGCGATCACATCGTCGCGGCCCGCGCGGCGTTCGGCTCGTGCCGCTGGCTGGTCGATTCGCTGTGCCCGCGTTTCGGGATCGAGAGCACGACCATCGATTCCACCGACAATGACGCATGGGAACGCGCGATCCGCCCCAATACGAAGGTGTTCTTCTTCGAAACCCCGGCCAATCCCACGCTCGACATCGTGGACCTGCGCGCGGTGTGCGCCATTGCGAAGGCGCATGGCATCACCACCGTCGTCGACAATGCGTTCTGCACGCCCATCATGCAGCGGCCCATCGAATGGGGCGCGGACGTCGTCGCCTATAGCGCGACGAAGCTGATGGAGGGGCAGGGCCGCGTCCTCGCAGGCGCGGTCTGCGGGACCGAGGAATTCATCAACGAAACGCTCCTCCCGTTTCAGCGCAACACCGGCCCGAACCTGTCGCCGTTCAATGCCTGGGTGGTGATGAAGGGGCTCGAAACGCTGGAACTGCGCGCGCGGCAGCAATGCGCCAATGCGCTGCGCGTCGGGGAATTCGTCGAGAGCCGCGTGCCCCGCATCCTGCACCCCGGTCTTGCCAGCCATCCGCGCCACGCGCTCGCGATGGAGCAGATGGACATGACCGGCTGCATCTTCTCCTTCGTGCTCGACGGCGGGCGGGCGCAGGCGCATGCCGTGCTCGACGGGCTGGAGCTGATCGACATATCGAACAATATCGGCGATTCGCGCTCGCTGATGTGCCATCCCGCCTCCACCACCCATGCGGGGCTGAGTGCGGAGACACGCGCCGAGATGGGCGTGGACGAGGGCATGATCCGCTTCAATGTCGGGCTCGAGGATGCAGACGACATCATCGCCGATCTCGACCGGGCGTTCGACCGGGCCGGTCTGTGA